In the genome of Cervus elaphus chromosome 5, mCerEla1.1, whole genome shotgun sequence, the window AGGGCCAGAGGCTCTTTTCCACCATCTGTCATCCCCGCTCCTGGCTTCGCTTCACTCCCTTCTCCACCCAGCCCAGGGCACGAGGCCACCACTTTAACCATCTCCTGCTGACAGGACACCCCTTCCGGCCTCTCTTTCCCCCATCTCTCAGCCCCACGTGGGGCCCGGGTTCTCCACACCAGGAAACAGCTCAGTCTGGCCGCTCTGCTGGGGtctgccctccctccccatcctttcctctctctgagcAAAATCAGACCCCTCCAAATTCTCAGCCCCTTCCCCTCACTGCCCCCAAGTCACCTGGACCTGCTTCCACCCCCCGGTCTTGCCTCGGAGGGGAGCAGAGAGGCTGGAGTCTACAAGCCTTCTGCTTCCTGGCCCCTtgctactgaatttttttttttttttttttttaatctctcaagATTTCTAACCTTAAGACAAAAACCAAAGGCAAGAAAATCCAAGTGGTTGACCTCACAACTTCCATCTTGGTCTGCACAGTCACAGTTTGAGACAGAGCTGTTTATTACACCTGcactccctctctccccaccctgcaCACTGGCTTCCTTCCCACCCCACGCCCTGCCATGGGCTGCCCAGTCCCTCCTCCCCTGGCTTGAGGATCTACTGGATTTTCTCCTGACTCTCTTTGGTCGCCCCTTTCTTGTAGCCACTTTCTCAAGGTGGTCTTCTTAGGGCTCTGTTCTGGGTTCAAGCCTTGTTTTCATCTATAAGCCTTCCTGGACACCGTTCAGCTCTGTTCCCCTGGACTCGCTTGTTGttagactctttgggacccccatggactgtagtccaccaggctccccttccatgggatttcccaggcaagcatagtggagtgggttgccatttccttctccagggcatcttcccgacccagggatcgagcccgtgtctcctgcattggcaggtggaatcttcaccattgagccactagggaagcactcCCTAACTCACTAGGGACCCTCAAATCAGGTCTGAAGTCCCCTTAGGCACCTCGAACTCAACATGTCCAACCTGCCTGAGCTCCCAGCACTTGCAGAAAGGGGTCCTAACGGCTCACCACCCAAAGGTTAATCCTCAGTCCCACCCCCTGTGCCTTCTTGGCAGGTGCTCTGGGCTGGGGATTTTGCAGTGAATATCTCCTTGCAGCTGAACAAGTCAAGTTCTAAATGGGCCCACCTGGAGCATAAGGTCCTGTCTTGCTCCCATTTTGCAGATCTGGAGACTGAGGGTAGGAAGCTCActcagggtcacagagctgggaagCAGGACCACGACGGGCCCTGGGGCCTCTGCTCAGAGCCCCCACTTCATGGCCCTCACCCTGGGGTGAGCCTCACTGAGCCCTCTCTCTAGAATGAATGGACCGCCTACTACGAGGAGATTGTGTATGTCCTAGAGGAGATCGACTACATGATCAGGAAACTCCCTGAGTGGGCTGCTGACGAGCCTGTGGAGAAGACCCCCCATACCCAGCAGGATGAGGCCTACATCCACTCAGAGCCCCTGGGCGTGGTCCTCATCATCGGCACCTGGAACTACCCCTTCAACCTGACCATCCAGCCCATGGTGGGCGCCATTGCTGCAGGTACCGTGGGCCCCGCTCCAGGTTGGGGAGCCAGGAGGGGTCCCCATCCTCCACTGCAGAGGAAGGGGTCTGGGGTGCTGAGGCCTGGGCGAAGATGGGGCCGGCAGTCAGGGAGAGGTTTGATGGAGCTAGTTCTCACAGGAGGCTGCAAGGACCAGAGTATTCAGCCAAGCCTCTGAGTGCCCAAGGCCCAGCCAGGTTCGGATGTCCATGCAGCCCTGCCTCCCACCATGTGTCCTGGGTCCCTTGAAGGACAGAGTGCGGGGTGATCCTGGTGCAGTCCCGGCTGTCTGTGCTCTGCAGGGAATGCGGTGGTCCTGAAGCCGTCGGAGCTGAGTGAGAACACGGCGAGCCTGCTGGCCGCCATCCTCCCCCAGTACCTGGACCAGGTGACGGGCTCCCCTGGCACACTGAGAGCTGAGGCCGGGCCGGGTCTTTGGGGTGGGGAAATAGTGAATACTTGCAGCCACGGGCTGAGCCACGGGTGGGGCGAGGACAGCTTGTTGAGGAGAATGGACCCCCAAGCCAGGAGAGGGAGTTCGCTCGGTGGTGGCTGCccgggagggtggggagggggctgtggccGTGTCTGAGCCTTGCCTCCATCCTTGCTCGGAAGGATCTGTATCCTGTGATCAATGGGGGTGTTGCTGAGACCACGGAGGTGCTCAAAGAGAGATTCGATCACATCCTGTACACCGGGAGCACCGGGGTGGGCAGGGTCGTCATGATGGCTGCGGCCAAGCACCTGACCCCCGTCACGCTGGAGCTAGGGGGCAAGAATCCCTGCTATGTGGACAAGGACTGCGATCTGGACGTTGCCTGCAGGTGAGAGGCTGCCCCCAGCCTAGGCAGACAGCAGGGTACCCCAAGCGACACCGACATGGCCCTGTGCTTGGGCACCTGCAGTCCTAACAGGAGCTGGGGTGGGGTACCATGTTCACAGAGAGAGTTTGGGAAAGACttcctgcaggggtgggggcataAGGCCAGAGCCCTACCCCGCTTCACACCCTGCATGTTTGGCCTTCTGGGGCGTGGGGACCCTGAGCAGGTGACACCTGGCCATGCAGGGCTCAAGGCTGTTGAAAGAGGGGTACAAAGGCCACCTACCCCAGCCCCCCTGCCCCAGACATCCTCCTCCCAGTCAGTAGTGAGGTCACTGCAGGCCCAGGGATCACGTCCAGGGTCCTGAGTGTGCTTTGGCAGGAATCTGGAAGCCAGTGGGGCACCGAGGCgcatcccctcccccatccccatggACAGCTCATAGCTCAGCCCCTTACAGCCTGACCCTGGGCTAACCAGGCCAGAGGCTTGTTCCCAgggagccccctcccacctccccagggcTGGCAGAATGCCCTGTAACCTGGGGTTCTCACAGACGCATCGCCTGGGGAAAGTTCATGAACAGTGGCCAGACCTGCGTGGCCCCCGACTACATCCTGTGTGACCCCTCTATCCAGAGCCAAATCGTGGAGAAGCTCAAAAAGTCCCTGAAAGTGAGTGCTGGTGCAGGGGGTGGGTGATGGGCTGCCAGGCAGTGAGATGGGCGTGGACTAAAGaaaagactgaattttttttctgatcatgAAAATAATCCACACTCACTGTAATTTGGAAAAGATTaaaaagcacagagaaggaaaagagctcTACCTGGAATCCCACCCCCTAGAGGCAGTCGCTGCTCACGTGGCGTGTCCCCTCCGTCCTCCGTGCTGTGGACGCATGTTTGGGCCCAATGTGATGTCCAGACGCTGTGCATGTATTTCTTTCAAACAGCAGCACTTCATGCCCTGGGGAAGGCGGTGGGCAGCAGGGGTGTGGCAGCCCCGTAGGTTTTACTGGCACTGCTCCACCGGGCAGTGCCCATTGGAGTTACCGTGGCCTTGCAGCCTGTGGCCATGATGAGGGTCCAGTCCTCACCTGGAGCCTGCCGTCTCCTCACAGGAGTTCTACGGGGAGGACGCCAAGAAGTCCAGGGACTACGGGAGAATCATCAACTCCCAGCACTTCCAGAGGGTGATGGGCCTGCTGGAGGGCCAGAAGGTCGCCTATGGAGGCACTGGGGATGCAGCCAGCCGCTACATCGGTGTGTGTGCCAGCGCTCCGGAAGGGCTGGCAGAAATGGGCACAGACCCTTGAGGGGCAGGTGAACCCCTGCGGTGCATATAAGCCTCTTTCACCCACGGCCCTGGTTGACTCCAGGCCTCTCCATGGGCAGGAGCTgggtgccacctgggaggcccctccACAGACCATAGCCACCCACCCCCAATGCCTAAAGCAGAGGGTGCTGGCGGCAGAGGCCATGGGAGCCCCGGGTGTGCCAAGTGGGAGGAGCCTCCTGCCTGGGCTCGGGGGTCAGCAGATAGGGGCCTACTTGGCCCCCAGTTTGCCGGGAGGCTGAGGAGCTCCAGCCAGGCTCATGTGGCCTGAAGTGGGGCCCCCATGGACCCCCATAGTGGTTATGCCACTGTCCTCCCCATGACCCTCCAGGGTGGAGCCCAGCTGGAgggcctcctcctgcccctcgCAGAGCCCAGGGACCTTGTCTGTAAAGGGCTGGGAGAGAAGGCCACGTGCCTGGGTGGGTCCGGGCACTGGCTGATGCTAGcctctccctgcccagcccccaccatCCTTATGGACGTGGACCCCCAGTCCCCGGTGATGCAGGAGGAGGTCTTTGGGCCCGTCCTGC includes:
- the ALDH3A1 gene encoding aldehyde dehydrogenase, dimeric NADP-preferring isoform X2; protein product: MSAISEVVQRARAAFNSGRTRPLQFRVQQLEGLRRLIREREKDLVGALAADLHKNEWTAYYEEIVYVLEEIDYMIRKLPEWAADEPVEKTPHTQQDEAYIHSEPLGVVLIIGTWNYPFNLTIQPMVGAIAAGNAVVLKPSELSENTASLLAAILPQYLDQDLYPVINGGVAETTEVLKERFDHILYTGSTGVGRVVMMAAAKHLTPVTLELGGKNPCYVDKDCDLDVACRRIAWGKFMNSGQTCVAPDYILCDPSIQSQIVEKLKKSLKEFYGEDAKKSRDYGRIINSQHFQRVMGLLEGQKVAYGGTGDAASRYIAPTILMDVDPQSPVMQEEVFGPVLPIVCVRSLEEAIQFITQREKPLALYVFSPNDKVIKKMIAETSSGGVTANDVIVHITVHSLPYGGVGDSGMGSYHGRKSFETFSHRRSCLVRPLLNEETLRARYPPSPAKMPRH
- the ALDH3A1 gene encoding aldehyde dehydrogenase, dimeric NADP-preferring isoform X1, with product MRLERCQEGPAPSTLPRPHGTMSAISEVVQRARAAFNSGRTRPLQFRVQQLEGLRRLIREREKDLVGALAADLHKNEWTAYYEEIVYVLEEIDYMIRKLPEWAADEPVEKTPHTQQDEAYIHSEPLGVVLIIGTWNYPFNLTIQPMVGAIAAGNAVVLKPSELSENTASLLAAILPQYLDQDLYPVINGGVAETTEVLKERFDHILYTGSTGVGRVVMMAAAKHLTPVTLELGGKNPCYVDKDCDLDVACRRIAWGKFMNSGQTCVAPDYILCDPSIQSQIVEKLKKSLKEFYGEDAKKSRDYGRIINSQHFQRVMGLLEGQKVAYGGTGDAASRYIAPTILMDVDPQSPVMQEEVFGPVLPIVCVRSLEEAIQFITQREKPLALYVFSPNDKVIKKMIAETSSGGVTANDVIVHITVHSLPYGGVGDSGMGSYHGRKSFETFSHRRSCLVRPLLNEETLRARYPPSPAKMPRH